The DNA segment CGGATCCAAAATGGTGCATCGCCATGGGCGCCTGCGCCTCTACAGGCGGCATGCACCGCGTGTATGGCGTAACGCAGGGCGTCGACACCTTCCTTCCAGTGGACATTTATATCCCCGGTTGTCCACCACGCCCTGAGACGGTCGTGCATGCCTTGATGACCCTCCAAGAGCGGATCAAAAAAGAACACTCCGTCCTACAAGACTGATCGGTCTTGCGACACAATCATAAAAAATCCGCCCATCGTGGCGGATTTTTCTTTTTAGGGCCTGCAACGATAGCCTTGCGATACTGCCACAATCTCGCAGCGTATGAAAATCCGCATTCAACGTCAACCCTCCAAAACCAGATTTCGAGCCGCAAACAGCTCCCCCATCAACGCCGAAAGGCAACCCAAGAAGGATTGCCTTTCGACCGAACACTGACCGTGGCCAGTATAATTAATTCATTTTGATCAACTTGCGCGTGATACTACCGCTGTTGCTTTCTCCTTTGAGGAAATAGACGCCAGCAGGCAAATCCCTGAAATTGGATCCGGCAAATGGCAACTGATGATAGCCTGGAGCCTGACGACCGGCATCATAGTTGAAAACGGCCCTTCCGGAAACATCCGTCATCGTAAATGAGATCGCTTCCGACTTTGCCAAGGCAAAGGAAATCCTCAGATCGTCGTGGAATGGATTTGGACCAACTTTGAAATCCCAAACGGGTACCGTTGGGTCATCAGCAGCAACCAAAGTTAAGTTCATGTTGATGTTGTCGATGTACACCGTCTGTCCACCACCAGAGGTGCAATTGAATTTCACACGCAAATTGGGCTCACCCGCAAAGCTATCCAATGAAATCGTATCTGAAAGCCAATGCGTAGCAAGGGAGGGTACCCATTCTACGGTAGTTGCGGAGCCAGCCACGGTAGCCAAGTACGGGCCTGACTTGCTGTAGACTTGCGTCCAAGTAGCTCCACAGTCGGTCGAAACATCTACGGAGAGTCCGTCACTGACCAATCCACTAAACTTCTTGTAGCTCCGATCAAATGTCATATATCCCGAAAGCGCATTTTGCAGGGAAAACGGCGTCGAGTGCAAGGACATCGTTTGGCCTTCGTTACGCGCTCCATAGTTCCTTACCCTCATCGAATTCTGTCCTTCGGAACGTGCCGTTGTGGTGAGTGACCAAGTCACAGCGCCATGGTCGTCGGTGATGTGCCAGCCTTGCGGCAGGGACAAAATACCCTCAAATCCTTGCACGAGCGGGGAAGTGCTCGGGGTGACGACGTGCATGTATTGTGTTTTGGACTCCGTCGCATTTCCGACACCATTGGTTGTGACCAAAGTGACGTCATAGTCGCCGGCTGCACTGTAAGTCACGATCGGATTTTGCAAAGTGGAAGTAGCAGGATTTCCGCCAGGAAATGTCCAGCTCCAACTTGTAGGCGTATGCAAGGACAAATCCGTGAACTGCACGGGGACACCTGCGCAAACTCTATCATTTTCAGCCATAAAATCTGGTGCAGGCGTACAACCAGCAGAAACCGTTCCGTCGCAACCGGTAGCGGTCAAGTTTGCAGGTGACCAAAGTACGGAGCGCTGATTGTTGGTATAAAAATCCATGCGATCCTTTTGACCTTGGGTAAACATATTTTGGCATATTCCATCGGAGTAGTCCATGTAGTTCTCGATCTGATCAAAATTATCAACCGGTGTATCGGTGCAGCTGTTGAGGTTTGGACATCCAAAGTTGGGGTCAGCGGCTTGTGGGGTATCACAAACACGGTCGCCCTGAGCAGCACAAGTGTTTGCAGAGGCGCCTTGACAGCCATTTTGAAAGGTGTGGAATAAACCAAACCAGTGACCTGCCTCGTGCGTTGTGGTACGCCCTTGATATGTGGGCTCGCTACGACCCAAGAA comes from the Bacteroidota bacterium genome and includes:
- a CDS encoding PKD domain-containing protein, whose product is MKNTLGLRLLAICCLLTGMYGSTLAQQKTCGTDELHEQMLQNPAYRQAMELNEAAYQEFVSQPRIEGVTGGVRKIPVVFHFIQCSDIECVSEADALSQIEVLNEDFRKMAGTAGFGNGVDTEYEFCLATIDPYGCPTTGFNHVVAPQWCYHDKADEAQMKGLIQWPPQKYFNIWVPCSIETSTTTGQIIGYATFPYNLTVFPNLDGVVIHADFLGRSEPTYQGRTTTHEAGHWFGLFHTFQNGCQGASANTCAAQGDRVCDTPQAADPNFGCPNLNSCTDTPVDNFDQIENYMDYSDGICQNMFTQGQKDRMDFYTNNQRSVLWSPANLTATGCDGTVSAGCTPAPDFMAENDRVCAGVPVQFTDLSLHTPTSWSWTFPGGNPATSTLQNPIVTYSAAGDYDVTLVTTNGVGNATESKTQYMHVVTPSTSPLVQGFEGILSLPQGWHITDDHGAVTWSLTTTARSEGQNSMRVRNYGARNEGQTMSLHSTPFSLQNALSGYMTFDRSYKKFSGLVSDGLSVDVSTDCGATWTQVYSKSGPYLATVAGSATTVEWVPSLATHWLSDTISLDSFAGEPNLRVKFNCTSGGGQTVYIDNINMNLTLVAADDPTVPVWDFKVGPNPFHDDLRISFALAKSEAISFTMTDVSGRAVFNYDAGRQAPGYHQLPFAGSNFRDLPAGVYFLKGESNSGSITRKLIKMN